In a single window of the Rhizobiaceae bacterium genome:
- a CDS encoding response regulator transcription factor — translation MSATSERVRFLIIDDHPLFRDALHGAVRVAYPDVETVEAKSISEALDVLAAGSFDLCLLDLNMPDVQGFEGLLQLRTRHPSLPVVVVSGHEEPRIISEALSYGAAGFIPKSVRKTDLADAIRSVMEGEVHVPENYRPQPADAGREDRAKMVQRLATLTPQQLRVLQMLRQGLLNKQIAYELQVGETTVKAHVSEILRKLNVYSRTQAVIEVSKLDNAELFRDQSSF, via the coding sequence ATGAGCGCCACGAGTGAACGTGTCCGTTTTCTGATTATCGACGACCATCCGCTGTTCCGCGATGCGCTGCACGGCGCGGTGCGTGTCGCATATCCCGACGTTGAAACCGTCGAGGCGAAATCCATCAGCGAGGCGCTGGACGTGCTCGCAGCGGGCAGCTTCGACCTGTGCCTGCTCGATCTCAACATGCCGGACGTGCAGGGCTTCGAGGGACTGCTTCAGTTGCGCACGCGCCATCCAAGCCTTCCCGTCGTCGTGGTGTCGGGCCACGAGGAGCCGCGCATCATTTCCGAAGCACTTTCCTATGGGGCTGCGGGCTTCATCCCCAAATCGGTGCGCAAGACCGACCTCGCCGACGCCATCCGCTCGGTGATGGAGGGTGAGGTTCACGTGCCTGAAAACTACCGGCCACAGCCCGCCGACGCCGGTCGCGAGGACCGTGCGAAGATGGTGCAGCGGCTCGCCACGCTCACGCCGCAGCAATTGCGCGTGCTCCAGATGCTGCGTCAGGGCTTGCTGAACAAGCAGATCGCCTATGAGCTTCAGGTCGGCGAAACGACCGTGAAGGCGCATGTCTCCGAAATTCTGCGCAAGCTCAATGTTTACAGCCGCACGCAGGCTGTTATCGAAGTGTCGAAGCTCGATAACGCCGAGCTGTTTCGGGACCAGTCGAGCTTCTGA
- a CDS encoding DUF3971 domain-containing protein, with translation MTNQTAKNDDTHEKIRFRREEIVDLSAMPSADGIPFSARRLRRGGRIARWSIRFAALFFALVFGFLAFLQMLGLSGFGAQRLTQIAQTELRAFFGQDIDAAIGGARFSVHGPGTLTLDLSDVRISKGGSDDVAIAAETLRLRLNSWSLLVGVPRLSGASLNNARIVVAAMPGQSNAAWMSGLLNPDGLLDPDKVLRFVFDAANNASHLFSSGRVPEVEISDVQFELPEGVPTRIIGVKRATFEHDEGRVALNGVASADSHNAEFHAEIIPNQQDRSAESFNLSFSTIRQDDERQSISLGKSTVSIAGYAPRHGEVEKLEATILGDGLAVDLGKRGILSGKLDILATLAAGSGKLEFDRFNTTIGRSVFKMSGAIAPRPTEPGQESSYRFELVSPDSSLAPEDTNEPDMQLSLTLEGSYAPNIRRIEVDKIGLSSASGTAFGDAAVTLIDHGAPGIALDVSVSNMSVSHVKQLWPWFSAGPARRWVNENLFGGTVPSGSIHFAVVPGRLGNGQKLNESEVYGQFQVSQTRFDIAGLLPPVRDAVGTVSFAGDDVDITLNSGKVFLSDGKSVSASAGRLTITDAGKRPVIGTLKIDVAGDASAIAELASLEPINAMKSTGIAPAALSGPVRGTVDARIPMHKGIDKSLLDWHVDLAFENLSIAEPVEGQKITDADGTIVLDKQKAIIKAHAMLNGFPAELTLTEPLAQSDVTRQRDIVLVIDEAAQARLSPGLDEFIAGTIRLDVTNGEGSRRHLAADLTGAKLNLPMVGWSKGEGIPAKLSFEIATDSGQIQITNFDLSGSAFAIAGDMSIADGGLRSAKFSRFRLTRDDDVAVALQRSGKGYAVSVSGASLDARALIRRVTQPDPKGDTGSSSTPITLKANVDRIIGFNGVSLGRVALTYSAATSVTGLSLAATLGNGSPVTVSNSPDGAGRRFKLAAQDAGALLRFLDVYGRMEGGTVALSMAASGGNYAGQLDLRNFWIVNEPKLGSIVSTAPSADTRSLNEAVRGRIDTSRVQFERGFADIEKGPAYLRVRNGVVRGPAVGTTFRGTVYDENDQMDLTGTFMPAYGLNRLFGELPLIGQILGNGQDRGLIGVTYRLTGDVNAPRLQINPLSVIAPGIFRNIFEFQ, from the coding sequence TTGACGAACCAGACAGCAAAAAACGACGATACACACGAGAAAATTCGATTCCGAAGGGAAGAGATTGTCGATCTTTCGGCCATGCCTTCCGCTGACGGAATCCCGTTTTCGGCGCGCAGGCTGCGACGCGGGGGAAGGATAGCACGCTGGAGCATCAGATTTGCCGCGCTTTTCTTCGCCCTGGTTTTCGGCTTTTTGGCCTTCCTGCAGATGCTCGGCCTTTCCGGGTTCGGCGCCCAACGCCTCACGCAGATCGCACAGACGGAACTGCGCGCGTTTTTCGGGCAGGACATCGATGCTGCAATTGGGGGCGCGCGCTTTTCTGTCCACGGACCGGGTACGCTGACCCTCGATCTCTCTGATGTTCGCATTTCCAAAGGCGGTTCGGACGATGTGGCAATTGCTGCGGAGACCTTGCGTCTCAGGCTGAACAGCTGGTCATTGCTGGTGGGCGTCCCGCGCCTGTCGGGCGCATCGCTGAACAATGCCCGCATTGTGGTGGCGGCCATGCCGGGACAAAGCAATGCGGCCTGGATGTCGGGGCTGCTCAATCCCGACGGGTTGCTTGATCCGGACAAGGTCCTGCGCTTCGTTTTCGATGCCGCAAACAACGCGTCGCATCTCTTTTCCAGCGGCCGCGTTCCCGAGGTGGAAATCAGCGATGTCCAGTTTGAATTGCCGGAAGGTGTCCCAACCCGCATCATCGGGGTAAAACGCGCCACGTTCGAGCACGACGAGGGACGCGTTGCCTTGAACGGCGTCGCCAGCGCGGACAGTCACAATGCGGAGTTCCACGCCGAGATCATCCCGAACCAGCAGGATCGCTCTGCCGAGAGCTTCAACCTGTCTTTCAGCACCATAAGGCAAGATGATGAAAGACAAAGCATTTCGCTCGGGAAATCTACTGTTTCCATAGCCGGTTATGCGCCGCGCCATGGAGAAGTCGAAAAGCTTGAAGCGACCATTCTCGGGGATGGCCTCGCCGTCGATCTGGGCAAGCGCGGCATCCTGTCCGGCAAGCTCGATATTCTCGCCACCCTTGCCGCAGGCTCCGGGAAACTCGAATTCGACAGGTTCAACACAACGATTGGCCGGTCCGTGTTCAAGATGTCCGGTGCAATCGCACCGCGCCCGACGGAGCCCGGTCAGGAATCCTCTTATCGCTTCGAGCTTGTCAGCCCGGATTCGTCATTGGCGCCGGAGGACACGAACGAACCGGACATGCAATTGTCGCTCACGCTCGAAGGTTCATATGCCCCGAATATCCGGCGCATCGAGGTCGACAAGATCGGCCTGTCGAGCGCAAGCGGCACGGCATTCGGCGATGCCGCCGTCACACTTATCGACCACGGTGCACCTGGCATCGCGCTGGATGTGAGCGTCTCGAACATGTCGGTCTCGCATGTCAAGCAATTGTGGCCGTGGTTCTCGGCGGGACCGGCGCGCCGCTGGGTCAATGAAAACCTGTTTGGTGGGACGGTGCCGAGCGGGTCGATCCATTTCGCGGTGGTGCCGGGGCGACTCGGAAACGGACAGAAGCTCAACGAATCCGAGGTTTACGGCCAGTTTCAGGTCTCGCAGACCCGGTTCGACATTGCCGGCCTGCTGCCGCCCGTGCGCGACGCGGTGGGAACGGTAAGCTTCGCGGGCGACGATGTGGACATCACCCTGAACAGCGGCAAGGTGTTCCTGTCAGACGGCAAGAGCGTGTCCGCCAGCGCGGGCCGCCTGACGATCACGGACGCCGGCAAGCGCCCTGTGATCGGCACCCTCAAGATCGACGTTGCCGGCGACGCATCGGCGATTGCGGAGCTTGCCTCCCTTGAGCCGATCAATGCGATGAAGAGCACCGGCATTGCGCCTGCGGCGCTGTCCGGGCCGGTGCGGGGCACCGTCGATGCCCGCATTCCGATGCACAAGGGAATCGATAAATCGCTGCTGGACTGGCATGTCGATCTGGCCTTCGAAAACCTGTCGATTGCCGAGCCGGTCGAAGGGCAGAAGATCACGGATGCGGACGGCACGATCGTGCTCGACAAGCAGAAGGCCATCATCAAGGCGCATGCCATGCTCAACGGCTTTCCGGCAGAACTGACCCTGACGGAACCGCTGGCGCAAAGCGACGTGACGCGCCAGCGCGACATCGTGCTTGTTATCGATGAGGCCGCGCAGGCCCGGCTGTCGCCCGGGCTGGACGAGTTTATAGCGGGGACGATCAGGCTCGATGTCACGAACGGGGAGGGCAGCCGCAGGCATTTGGCGGCCGACCTCACCGGCGCAAAGCTGAACCTGCCAATGGTCGGATGGAGCAAGGGCGAGGGGATACCGGCAAAGCTCAGCTTTGAAATCGCGACCGACTCCGGCCAGATACAGATTACGAATTTCGATCTCTCTGGATCGGCTTTTGCCATCGCCGGAGACATGAGCATCGCGGACGGCGGCTTGCGCTCAGCGAAGTTCAGCCGGTTCCGCCTGACGCGGGACGATGACGTCGCCGTCGCGCTGCAACGCTCCGGAAAGGGCTACGCTGTGAGTGTGTCAGGCGCCTCGCTTGATGCCCGGGCGCTGATCCGCCGCGTCACCCAGCCGGATCCGAAAGGCGATACGGGAAGCTCTTCGACGCCGATAACCCTCAAGGCCAATGTCGACCGCATCATCGGGTTCAACGGCGTCAGCCTTGGCCGCGTTGCGCTCACCTATTCTGCCGCGACCAGCGTGACGGGCCTTTCGCTTGCCGCGACGCTTGGCAACGGCAGTCCCGTCACGGTTTCAAATTCGCCCGACGGCGCGGGGCGTCGTTTCAAGCTGGCTGCACAGGATGCCGGTGCGCTGCTGCGTTTCCTCGACGTCTATGGCCGCATGGAAGGCGGAACGGTGGCGCTTTCGATGGCTGCCAGCGGCGGCAATTACGCGGGACAGCTCGACCTGCGCAATTTCTGGATCGTCAACGAGCCGAAGCTGGGTTCGATTGTCTCGACGGCTCCCTCGGCCGACACAAGAAGCCTGAACGAGGCCGTGCGGGGCCGCATCGATACATCGCGCGTCCAGTTTGAGCGCGGTTTCGCCGACATCGAAAAGGGGCCGGCCTATCTTCGCGTTCGCAACGGCGTCGTGCGCGGGCCGGCGGTCGGAACTACTTTCAGGGGGACGGTCTATGACGAGAACGACCAGATGGACCTGACCGGCACTTTCATGCCCGCCTACGGCCTCAATCGTCTGTTCGGCGAATTGCCGCTGATCGGCCAGATACTCGGAAACGGGCAGGATCGCGGCTTGATCGGCGTGACATACAGGCTGACCGGAGACGTGAACGCGCCGCGCCTTCAGATCAATCCGCTTTCTGTGATTGCTCCGGGAATATTCCGCAATATTTTCGAGTTCCAGTAG
- the sseA gene encoding 3-mercaptopyruvate sulfurtransferase, whose amino-acid sequence MSDNPAFVSADWLEKHLGEPGLKIVDGAWYLPSQKRDARGEYDAGHIPGAVFFDHDSVVEPGSKLPHALPSPRNFARFAGSMGISETDTIVVYDGFGLFSAPRTRWLFRVMGAEKVFILDGGLDGWKREGRPLTTEQTRIAPNVFTPDFKAERVASLADMRTIVAGGSAQVADARPAGRFKGVDPEPRPGLRGGHMPGAVNIAFSGFSRDGHMVGKDELKTILEGAGLDLSKPVVTSCGSGVSAAIISLALETVGHTDNRLYDGSWAEWGSLPDTPVVKDE is encoded by the coding sequence ATGAGCGACAATCCCGCCTTTGTCAGCGCGGACTGGTTGGAAAAACATCTCGGTGAACCGGGCCTGAAGATCGTCGACGGCGCCTGGTATCTGCCCTCGCAAAAGCGGGATGCGCGCGGCGAATATGATGCCGGCCACATTCCGGGTGCCGTTTTCTTCGATCACGACTCGGTCGTCGAACCCGGATCGAAGCTTCCGCACGCCTTGCCGTCGCCCCGGAATTTCGCCCGGTTCGCCGGCTCGATGGGCATTTCGGAAACCGATACCATCGTCGTCTATGACGGCTTTGGACTCTTCTCCGCACCGCGCACACGCTGGCTGTTCCGTGTCATGGGCGCAGAAAAGGTGTTTATTCTCGACGGCGGCCTCGACGGATGGAAAAGGGAAGGGCGGCCTTTGACGACCGAGCAGACAAGGATTGCGCCGAACGTATTCACCCCCGACTTCAAGGCCGAACGCGTGGCTTCGCTCGCCGACATGCGCACCATTGTCGCTGGCGGGTCGGCGCAGGTGGCGGACGCGCGTCCAGCGGGCCGTTTCAAGGGTGTCGATCCGGAGCCGAGGCCGGGCCTGCGCGGCGGTCACATGCCCGGTGCGGTCAACATCGCATTCTCCGGCTTCTCGCGCGATGGACACATGGTCGGCAAGGATGAGCTGAAGACGATACTGGAAGGGGCGGGGCTGGACCTGTCGAAGCCGGTGGTGACGTCCTGCGGCTCAGGAGTATCGGCCGCGATCATCTCGCTCGCGCTCGAAACGGTCGGTCACACGGACAACAGGCTCTATGACGGCTCATGGGCCGAGTGGGGCAGCCTGCCGGATACGCCGGTGGTCAAGGACGAATGA
- a CDS encoding DUF2059 domain-containing protein yields the protein MVAVIPASAQDISESHLKAARDAVSAIQATSMYDNILPQAAFALKQELIQQNPDMQDAISKTVDEEALKLVSRRTDLEREAAQVYAKAMTEEDLRNIANFYNSDSGKKLLETAPIVTREVIKAADIWQRGVARDLAQAVGEKLQALDKAAGKAAPAPQEPAPAEGTQPQN from the coding sequence ATGGTTGCGGTAATTCCGGCATCGGCGCAGGATATCTCCGAATCGCATCTTAAGGCGGCGCGCGATGCAGTATCCGCCATCCAGGCCACGTCGATGTACGACAACATCCTGCCGCAGGCCGCATTCGCGCTGAAGCAGGAGTTGATCCAGCAAAACCCGGACATGCAGGACGCGATCAGCAAGACGGTGGATGAGGAAGCGCTCAAGCTTGTCTCGCGCCGGACCGATCTCGAACGCGAAGCGGCCCAGGTCTATGCCAAGGCCATGACGGAAGAGGACCTGCGCAATATAGCCAATTTCTACAATTCCGATTCCGGCAAAAAACTGCTCGAAACAGCGCCCATCGTGACGCGTGAAGTCATCAAGGCCGCTGACATCTGGCAGCGTGGCGTCGCGCGCGATCTCGCACAGGCCGTCGGGGAAAAGCTTCAGGCGTTGGACAAGGCGGCCGGGAAGGCAGCACCCGCTCCGCAGGAGCCTGCACCGGCGGAAGGCACCCAGCCCCAAAACTGA
- a CDS encoding peroxiredoxin, producing the protein MGKTATELEQSSNPIAPDFDLPATSGANIRLSDLRGRWVVLFFYPQDGSQTCTAEAVAFSAAAGDFEAAGAALFGISPDSIKRHENFRAKHALRVDLISDEHRTAIDAYGLWIEKSTFGHAHMGVDRSTFIIDPAGHIAASWRKVRLKGHVDEVLERLRALQV; encoded by the coding sequence TTGGGCAAAACAGCTACTGAACTCGAACAGTCATCAAACCCCATTGCACCCGATTTTGACTTGCCTGCGACAAGTGGAGCAAATATTCGCCTCTCCGACCTTCGCGGCAGATGGGTCGTACTCTTTTTCTATCCGCAGGACGGCAGCCAGACCTGCACCGCCGAAGCCGTCGCCTTTTCAGCGGCGGCGGGCGATTTCGAGGCCGCCGGAGCGGCGTTGTTCGGCATTTCGCCGGACAGCATCAAACGCCATGAAAACTTCAGGGCAAAGCATGCGTTGCGCGTAGACCTGATTTCCGACGAGCACCGCACCGCAATCGATGCCTATGGGCTCTGGATCGAAAAATCCACCTTCGGTCACGCCCACATGGGGGTGGATCGATCGACATTCATCATCGACCCCGCCGGTCACATCGCGGCGAGTTGGCGCAAGGTCCGCCTCAAGGGTCACGTCGACGAGGTCCTGGAGCGGCTCCGCGCCTTGCAGGTCTGA
- the rseP gene encoding RIP metalloprotease RseP, which yields MDGVLFGTLVPFIFVLTIVVFVHEMGHYLVGRWCGIGVKAFSIGFGPEIAGFNDRHGTRWKLSAIPLGGYVKFVGDMNATSTPESGELEKLSEGERKIAFHTQPVWKRALTVFAGPLFNFLLTIAVFAVMFYAYGRAVSEPMVASVQPDSPAQEAGFMPGDRFVSVDGTPVTTFADVRRLVSGRAGDPLVFVLHRADKEISIVATPRVMEQEDALGNKVNVGVIGVVNDEKLGQPRVLHYGLAGSLVEAVRETGSIIGQTGQFMKRFVVGREDRCQLGGPVKIAKISGQAAKLGFEWLVQLVALLSVGIGFLNLLPIPPLDGGHLVFYGIEAVLRKPVSERAMEAVYRAGFFLVLMFMGFVFWNDLFGC from the coding sequence ATGGACGGCGTGCTGTTCGGCACGCTGGTTCCGTTCATATTCGTCCTGACCATTGTCGTGTTCGTGCATGAAATGGGCCACTATCTCGTGGGTCGCTGGTGCGGCATCGGCGTGAAGGCGTTCTCCATCGGCTTTGGTCCCGAGATTGCGGGTTTCAACGACCGGCACGGCACGCGCTGGAAGCTCTCGGCCATTCCGCTCGGCGGCTATGTCAAGTTCGTGGGCGACATGAACGCCACGAGTACGCCTGAGAGCGGCGAACTGGAGAAGCTTTCGGAAGGCGAGCGCAAGATCGCTTTTCATACTCAGCCTGTCTGGAAGCGCGCCCTGACCGTGTTTGCCGGTCCGCTGTTCAACTTCCTGCTCACAATCGCGGTTTTCGCGGTGATGTTCTACGCATATGGGCGCGCAGTCAGCGAGCCGATGGTCGCTTCGGTGCAACCCGATTCGCCTGCGCAGGAAGCGGGTTTCATGCCGGGCGACCGCTTCGTCAGCGTGGACGGCACGCCGGTGACGACCTTTGCCGATGTGCGTCGCCTCGTTTCGGGTCGGGCAGGGGATCCGCTGGTCTTTGTCCTTCATCGCGCAGACAAGGAAATCAGCATCGTCGCCACGCCGCGCGTCATGGAGCAGGAGGACGCGCTCGGCAACAAGGTGAATGTCGGCGTCATCGGCGTCGTCAATGACGAGAAGCTCGGCCAGCCGCGCGTCCTGCACTACGGACTTGCCGGCTCCTTGGTCGAAGCCGTGCGCGAAACGGGTTCGATCATCGGCCAGACAGGCCAGTTCATGAAGCGGTTCGTCGTCGGGCGCGAGGATCGCTGCCAGTTGGGCGGCCCGGTCAAGATAGCCAAGATCTCCGGGCAGGCGGCCAAGCTCGGCTTTGAGTGGCTGGTGCAGCTTGTCGCCTTGCTGTCGGTCGGCATCGGATTTCTGAACCTGCTGCCCATCCCGCCGCTCGATGGCGGACATCTGGTTTTCTATGGAATTGAGGCGGTGCTGCGCAAACCCGTATCGGAACGGGCGATGGAAGCCGTTTACCGCGCCGGTTTCTTCCTTGTGTTGATGTTTATGGGGTTCGTGTTCTGGAATGATCTGTTCGGCTGCTAA
- a CDS encoding alanyl-tRNA editing protein: MSAQTELIFREDAYRKEDEARVVAVDERGILLDRTIFYGTSGGQPGDTGKLLRGDGAAIDIVSTVTGHTKDEIVHVPAPGGSLPEIGERLQLAIDWPRRYKLMKMHTACHLLSVIYPYPITGASVSEDDSRVDFDFSEGEYSKEDATARLMEMVEANHPVFTRWITEDELAANPGLVKSKNVRPPSGTGRIRLVCIGENAAVDSQPCGGTHVASTGEIGQIHIGKIEKKGRENRRFRIRFGSPPA; this comes from the coding sequence GTGTCCGCCCAGACGGAGTTGATCTTCCGCGAAGACGCATATCGCAAGGAAGACGAAGCGCGCGTCGTTGCTGTCGATGAGCGTGGCATTCTTCTCGACCGCACGATTTTCTACGGCACTTCCGGCGGACAGCCGGGCGACACCGGCAAGCTCTTGCGCGGCGACGGCGCGGCAATCGACATTGTTTCCACCGTGACAGGACACACAAAGGACGAGATCGTGCATGTGCCTGCGCCCGGCGGATCGCTGCCCGAAATCGGCGAGCGGCTGCAACTGGCGATCGACTGGCCGCGCCGCTACAAGCTGATGAAGATGCACACGGCCTGCCATCTGCTTTCCGTCATCTATCCCTATCCGATCACCGGGGCTTCCGTCTCCGAGGACGATTCGCGCGTCGACTTCGACTTCTCCGAGGGCGAGTACAGCAAGGAAGACGCGACAGCGCGCCTGATGGAAATGGTCGAGGCCAACCATCCGGTGTTTACGCGCTGGATCACCGAGGACGAGCTTGCCGCCAATCCCGGCCTCGTGAAATCGAAGAATGTCCGCCCGCCATCGGGTACCGGGCGCATCCGGCTTGTTTGCATCGGCGAGAACGCCGCGGTTGACAGCCAGCCATGCGGCGGCACGCATGTGGCCTCGACCGGCGAGATCGGGCAGATCCATATCGGCAAGATCGAAAAGAAGGGCCGTGAAAACCGCCGCTTCCGTATCCGTTTCGGTTCGCCGCCGGCCTGA
- a CDS encoding GNAT family N-acetyltransferase encodes MTRTSKRTSHEPIPVTVTHLEMTAPPAHYPPLPLGQNIALLSARSMPRHYYRYLIDRVGRHWHWVNMLMLSDAELDARLAEPGRVITTLYLDGAPAGFYEIAPTPTGSSELLYFGLMPHATGRGLGRWFLGAAISAAWASGNPSSVIVQTCTLDHPAALPLYQKLGFSPVGQSHVMVQPLSPAQRRSIIMR; translated from the coding sequence ATGACCCGTACAAGCAAGCGCACGTCGCACGAACCGATTCCCGTCACGGTGACGCATCTTGAGATGACTGCGCCGCCCGCGCATTATCCACCGCTGCCGCTTGGACAGAACATCGCGCTGCTTTCGGCGCGTTCGATGCCTCGCCATTATTATCGCTATCTCATCGACCGCGTCGGCAGGCACTGGCATTGGGTCAACATGCTGATGCTGAGCGACGCCGAACTGGATGCGAGGCTGGCGGAGCCGGGCAGGGTCATCACCACACTTTATCTCGACGGCGCGCCGGCCGGGTTCTACGAAATCGCGCCAACGCCCACGGGAAGCAGCGAACTGCTCTATTTCGGCCTCATGCCGCATGCGACGGGGCGGGGGTTGGGCCGCTGGTTCCTCGGTGCGGCAATCTCCGCCGCCTGGGCGTCTGGCAATCCGTCGTCGGTGATCGTGCAGACCTGCACGCTGGACCATCCGGCAGCGCTGCCGCTTTACCAGAAGCTCGGTTTCAGCCCGGTCGGGCAATCGCACGTCATGGTGCAGCCATTGTCGCCCGCGCAACGCAGGTCCATTATCATGCGCTGA
- a CDS encoding cysteine synthase A: MYQSVIDAIGNTPLIRLRRASEETGCEILGKAEFMNPGQSVKDRAGLFIIRDAEARGLLRPGGVIVEGTAGNTGIGLTVVAKALGYRTVIVIPETQSQEKKDALRVLGAELIEVPAVPYKDPNNYVKLSGRLAAQLARTEANGAIWANQFDNVANRDGHIRTTAQEIWEQTGGRVDGFVSAVGTGGTLAGVADGLREKDRNVRIALADPLGAALYSYYTTGELKAEGSSITEGIGQGRITANLEGFTPDFSFQVTDSEALPIVFDLIQEEGLCLGGSTGINIAGAIRLARELGPGHRIVTILCDYGTRYQSKMFNPEFLRGKGLPVPVWMDQKSAIEVPFEEVS, encoded by the coding sequence ATGTATCAATCAGTTATCGACGCAATCGGAAACACGCCGCTGATCCGGCTGAGGCGCGCCTCCGAGGAAACCGGCTGCGAAATACTCGGAAAGGCCGAGTTCATGAATCCGGGCCAGTCCGTGAAGGATCGGGCAGGGCTGTTCATCATACGCGACGCGGAAGCGCGGGGATTGCTGCGGCCAGGCGGGGTCATCGTGGAAGGCACGGCAGGCAACACCGGCATCGGCTTGACCGTCGTCGCCAAGGCGCTCGGATATCGCACCGTGATCGTCATTCCCGAGACGCAAAGTCAGGAAAAGAAAGACGCATTGCGGGTGCTTGGCGCGGAACTGATCGAAGTTCCTGCCGTGCCCTACAAGGACCCGAACAACTATGTAAAACTGTCCGGTCGCCTCGCCGCGCAGCTTGCGCGCACGGAAGCCAACGGCGCGATCTGGGCGAACCAGTTCGACAATGTCGCAAATCGCGACGGGCATATCCGCACGACGGCACAGGAAATCTGGGAGCAGACCGGAGGCCGGGTTGATGGTTTCGTCTCCGCCGTCGGCACGGGCGGCACGCTGGCGGGCGTTGCCGATGGGCTTCGCGAGAAGGATCGCAATGTCAGGATCGCGCTTGCCGATCCGTTGGGCGCGGCACTCTACAGCTACTACACGACCGGCGAACTGAAAGCCGAGGGAAGTTCGATCACCGAGGGCATAGGGCAGGGGCGCATCACGGCGAACCTCGAAGGCTTCACGCCGGACTTCTCGTTTCAGGTCACGGACTCGGAAGCGCTGCCGATTGTTTTCGATCTCATTCAGGAGGAAGGGCTGTGTCTCGGCGGCTCGACCGGCATCAACATTGCGGGGGCGATCCGGCTTGCCCGGGAACTGGGTCCCGGCCACCGCATCGTGACCATCCTGTGCGACTACGGAACGCGCTACCAGTCTAAGATGTTCAATCCGGAATTTCTGCGCGGCAAGGGCTTGCCTGTTCCTGTGTGGATGGATCAAAAGAGCGCTATCGAAGTGCCCTTTGAAGAGGTGTCGTAG
- the rpiA gene encoding ribose-5-phosphate isomerase RpiA yields the protein MDAKALKIEAARAALGYVEDGMRLGIGTGSTAEEFVRLLAAAVAKGLRVVGVATSERTEALCRELGVAMSNLDETPELDLTVDGADEIDPDLSLTKGGGGALLREKIVAFASSRMVVIADRSKVVKHLGAFALPIEVNRFGLKATIDAIHRESGGLGLSGPLTLRMRDGEPFVTDGGHLIVDASFGRIPDTRALSSALHAVPGVVEHGLFINLADIAIVAGSNGIETLRPVGAS from the coding sequence ATGGATGCAAAGGCCCTTAAGATCGAGGCAGCGCGGGCTGCGCTTGGCTATGTCGAGGACGGAATGCGCCTTGGCATCGGCACCGGCTCCACAGCCGAGGAATTTGTGCGGCTCCTTGCCGCCGCAGTCGCGAAGGGTCTTCGCGTGGTGGGCGTAGCCACGTCCGAGCGGACAGAGGCGCTCTGCCGCGAACTCGGCGTCGCGATGTCAAATCTCGACGAGACGCCGGAACTCGACCTGACCGTGGACGGAGCCGATGAGATCGACCCGGATCTCTCCCTTACAAAGGGAGGGGGAGGCGCGCTACTTCGCGAAAAGATCGTGGCCTTTGCGTCCAGTCGGATGGTGGTGATCGCGGACAGGTCCAAGGTCGTGAAGCATCTGGGCGCCTTCGCCTTGCCGATCGAGGTCAACCGCTTCGGCCTCAAGGCGACAATCGATGCCATCCATCGCGAGAGCGGCGGGCTCGGCCTTTCCGGGCCGCTTACGCTGCGCATGCGGGACGGCGAACCCTTCGTGACCGATGGCGGCCATTTAATCGTGGATGCATCTTTTGGCCGCATTCCCGATACAAGAGCGCTGTCAAGCGCGCTGCATGCAGTGCCGGGGGTCGTTGAACACGGACTTTTCATCAACCTGGCCGATATTGCCATCGTTGCCGGCAGCAACGGCATCGAAACACTCCGCCCTGTTGGCGCATCGTAG